The nucleotide sequence CGGCCACTTCCGCATCGGGGACTTTCTCGGCGAAGTGGAGCAACCGCCGAGCCGGGGAATGATCTTCGGTGCCAGGCGCGACGGCGACAAGATGGAATACCGCGTCTGGGGCAACGGGATCCTTCTCGGCGTGCACCGCGGCGTTTTCCGCGACGGAGTGTTCTGGCAGGACTACGCCGAGGGCTACCGCGACGGCAAACTGGTCGCACGTGAGAACGACGTCAACATCGACGAAGAGAAGCGTACCAAGGAAACGACCGAAGACATCGATCCTCAAACGGGAGAGGTGATCCGGACGAAGGTCCTGATGCTGAGCTACCTTCCGCCGAACCTGAAGCCCGACGGCGACATCGACGACGAGGATACCAACACGCCGCCGGACAAGGCGGCTGCACCGGCGCCGCCGCCGGCGGCAGCGCCGGCACCTGCGGCGGGAGACGCCGCGAAGTAGCATGCGCGTCGTCCCCGTCGACCAGCTCGCCGACAACTACGCGTATCTCGTCATCGACGAAGCGGCGCGCATCGCCGGTGTCGTCGACGTCGCCGAAGCCGTTCCCGTGCTGGAGGCCGCAAGGCGCGAAGGCGTCACCATCGTCGCGATCCTCTCGACGCACCATCATTTCGATCACGTCGGCGGCAACCAGGACTTGCTGGCGGCACTGCGGCCGAGCAGCGTCGAGGTCTACGGCTACGGGGGCGACCGCGAGCGCATCCCCGGCATCACGCGCGGGCTCGGCGACGGCGAGGAGCTTTCGATCGGTTCCCTTCGGGCAAGGGCGATCTTCATTCCCGCGCATACGCGTGGCCACATTGCGTACTATTTCGCGTCGGACGGCGTTGTCTTTACCGGTGACACGCTGTTTGCCGGCGGCTGCGGGCGTCTATTCGAAGGCGACGCGCCGCAGATGATGGCGTCGCTGTCACGCCTGGCCGGCCTGCCCGACGACACGCGCGTTTACTGCGGCCACGAATACACGGCGCGCAATCTCGAATTCGCCGCCGAGCTGGAGCCCGCCAACGACGCGCTCGTGCGGCGCCGTCGCGAGGTCGCCGACTTGAGGTCGGCCGGGCGCCCGACAGTGCCGTCGACGATCGCTCTCGAAAAACAGACGAATCCTTTCCTGCGCTGGACGAGCCCCGAGCTCGTCGCGTCCGTAAGGGCGCGGGAAGCAGGCATCGGCGGCGACGCCGCATCGATCTTCGCGGCCACGCGACGCCTCAAGGACAACTTCTGAGTCAGCGCCTGAGGCGGTAGACGCGCAGCGGCTTTCTCGTATGCGGATACAGCCGCACGACGCGAAGATCGTAACGCGCGGCTGCCCACTTCTCGAAAAGAACGCGCTGCGGCCCGGCCCAAAGCCTCGCGACCAGGATCAACGCGGGTTTGTCCCGGTCGAGGTCGTCGAGGATTCCCTGGAATCCGTTCTCGTGGTGGTCCGAGGCGAAGTCGTCGACGCCGAACCAGAGGTAAGGCCATTTCCATCCATTGCGGCGCCCAGTGTGGATGAAGAACTCCGGCACGCTGACGGCGACGACGGAGTCGGCTGGTGTCAGGCCGTCGGCAAGGGAGCGGAACTGGACCCTCTGGGTCGCGAAATCCACCGGCGGATGGAAGGTCGGGCGGTCATTCGGGATCGTCGCCAGCACCAGCACGATCACGGCAATCGAGGTCGCGGCAGCCGGCACGAGCAGAGTCGACAGCAAGGCGAAGAGCCCCGCTCCGAGCAGCGCCGCCACCATCGGCGCGAACAGCATTGCATCGGGCCAGGACTGGTAGCTGACGAACGTCATCGCGAGATAGATCGCCGCGCTGACGCTCATCGACAGTGGAAAACGCCACTGCGTCGCTTCGTCGCGCCGCAACGAGCGCAGCGCAAAGCCGGCGAGCGCTGCCGGTGCGAGCAGCAGCTCGACGTCGTTCCAGATTCCCGCCGTACGCACGAGGGCACGCACGGTGCCGAACACGGGCCGCGCCTTCTCGTGGATGTACGTGAAGTTGAACATCACCGCCTGCTCGAAGAAGTCGCGCAGCGCGCCGTGCGCCGCCAGC is from Candidatus Binatia bacterium and encodes:
- the gloB gene encoding hydroxyacylglutathione hydrolase, translated to MRVVPVDQLADNYAYLVIDEAARIAGVVDVAEAVPVLEAARREGVTIVAILSTHHHFDHVGGNQDLLAALRPSSVEVYGYGGDRERIPGITRGLGDGEELSIGSLRARAIFIPAHTRGHIAYYFASDGVVFTGDTLFAGGCGRLFEGDAPQMMASLSRLAGLPDDTRVYCGHEYTARNLEFAAELEPANDALVRRRREVADLRSAGRPTVPSTIALEKQTNPFLRWTSPELVASVRAREAGIGGDAASIFAATRRLKDNF